One window from the genome of Microaerobacter geothermalis encodes:
- a CDS encoding RCC1 domain-containing protein, producing MGQKSLSIALVFAMVFSLLVPIIPNEASAATVQTVLSGPINDFSVSQDGNTILFSKWNSSKYTYDIWFKKPDGSNSSLYSSSYDDVQPFVSADGSTIGFVVKKSNSDRDVYFKNLNTGKYLYLTSLKNEFLGQISGDGSIVVWGEQGSPTGDTDVFAKNLNTNQVIPIPNTSNFETNPIVSGDGSTIFWRESGTGIKSYKVATGVTTTEVTGPKSQIIVGLGASRSPFSTSYDGSIIVWGGYDPTTGYDIYGKNLTTGEIINIANSSEDEIDPQISPDGSIVIYKKRSDYFIYGKKLPDGPEFQITDAQGYYYQFGDNTTVYWSNNGIFKKDISDLLIQSPMTPQNFKADLITTNSITLSWDVVSDATQYELKRNGSVIYSGTSVTFSDTGLSPETLYNYSLIARNNAGDSLPATLDISTLADTTPPTAPTFSQTPTSPTNGNVTVTINYSADSTVKQYKIGSTGTWTNYTGPITLTSNNTVYAKGQDSAGNWSSEASYVVSNIDKTPPTAPTFIQREMSSISAGNGHSLALKSDETVWAWGLNDVGQLGDGTTTNRTTPVQVSGLTDVVAVAKGAGHSLALKSDRTVWAWGLNNLGQLGDGTTMNRISPVQVLGVTDIVAIAAWNGHSLALKSDGTVWAWGRNNLGQLGDGTTSNRISPVQVQGLTDVVDIAAGYDHSLALKSDGTVWAWGYNGYGQLGDGTTANRTTPVQVQGLTDVVAIAPGYYHSLALKSDGTVWAWGYNGYGQLGDGTTANRTTPFQVQGLTEVVAIAAGYHHSLALKSDGTVWAWGLNDVGQLGDGTTTNRRTPFQVQGLTDVVAIAAGYKHSLALKSDGTVWAWGRNNYGQLGDATTINRTTPVQVQGLTVALPTSTQAITINFSSDSVTKEFRIGSGTWANYTGPITVTENTTIEARATDAAGNVSLATYSVTNIVPAQPNLAIDNVTASQVVLSWNTVSGATEYELKRNGTIVYTGTNSAFTDTGLTPNTTYAYSLVARNSGGDSSPDTLSATTFANVPINLVPSEDVDSITLTWEANGNPTGTEYFAQINGTSINSGWITDLSYTFANLTPGQAYLLEVKSRNKDGIETSFVSVNAETTALIDPSLSISEGIDSIQAIANSANPPGTEYQFILEQNGTVIETKPYSSANSVTFYNLSPSTSYTVKVQARYNGGLSNIVSQIANTLALDDPSGFSVTGKTTDSISLRWNIVNGATEYVLKRDGIEVYRGSAATFTDSGLTPNTAYLYTLTAKVNLAESSGVSISEVTKANVVSNIQFTNIAIDGFTVTYSANGNPGGTEYLVTVYEQGSPIKNSGWVTDLNAAFSGLKPNTNYNVEVVSRNQNGEISSPVTGTVTTDVLVINPVSNIQAIDVQLNQVTLSWEDSQTDVNYIVKKYQGSNLKGTFTRSTKVFTDTNVTANTTYTYQVIAKDLTYGIESVPVSLDVTTPDYPAPDAPTNVTISSITDSGFTVSWDSMANTVRYYVDVYEGLAKVFSQTTTNTAQVVTGLKAETNYLVKVRGVSAQAKESQPTDVDVTTLPLPVPVTIDTLNATVNGSDITLDWNDVSNRYGYYVERWKGSVREVRKYVSTNSYIDSNVPAGTYTYKVIVYSKTNGLLDPVLKEIQVGTTGTATATPVANLQASINNSDVTLTWDAISGVYGYYVERYSGTTRELRQYVSANSYIDSNVPEGAYTYKVIAYSSLGMADPTSVDVQITSNSNSTTVQPLTVQVTVNGQDVSLSWNDVGSVYGFYIERWKGIVRELRKFVNTMSYVDSAVPSGNYVYKVIPYSSNGFGAEGTVDVSVASGSNGSVDALQNLQANVNGFDVSLTWDALNGIYGYYVERWKGTTRELRTFTKENSYVDSNVFDGDYVYRVIVYSSAGFAAPVDINVTVNNQSSSGNLGTISNVQATVNNQDVTLTWDALNNVYGYYVERYKGTVRELRKYLSTNTFVDVGVASGDYTYKVIVYSQNGFAEPVSVNVTVGSPNTGTISGNITNLQKTVNGSDVTLTWDNLDNVYGYYVERWESGVRKLRVYVKLNSYMNSGLTSGSYIFKVIAYTKDRGMLDPVSTDVIIP from the coding sequence ATGGGACAAAAATCTTTATCTATTGCTTTGGTTTTTGCGATGGTGTTTTCTTTGCTTGTTCCTATTATTCCTAATGAAGCAAGTGCTGCGACAGTGCAAACAGTTCTGAGTGGCCCGATCAATGATTTTAGCGTTTCTCAGGATGGTAACACTATACTTTTTTCAAAATGGAATAGCAGCAAATATACTTATGACATTTGGTTTAAAAAACCTGATGGGAGTAACAGTTCACTCTACTCTTCGAGTTATGACGATGTACAACCATTTGTTTCTGCTGACGGATCTACTATTGGTTTTGTGGTAAAGAAAAGCAACAGTGACAGAGACGTATATTTCAAGAATCTAAACACAGGGAAATATCTATACCTTACCAGCTTAAAAAACGAGTTCCTTGGGCAAATATCTGGGGACGGAAGCATTGTTGTTTGGGGGGAACAAGGAAGTCCAACTGGAGATACCGATGTTTTTGCAAAAAATTTGAATACAAATCAAGTTATTCCAATCCCAAATACATCTAATTTTGAAACGAACCCCATTGTTTCGGGGGATGGGTCAACTATTTTTTGGAGAGAATCAGGAACCGGAATTAAAAGCTATAAAGTTGCTACAGGAGTAACGACAACAGAAGTTACGGGGCCTAAATCCCAAATTATAGTTGGACTTGGAGCCTCTCGCAGTCCATTTTCAACTTCTTACGATGGTAGCATAATCGTCTGGGGAGGATATGATCCTACTACCGGTTATGATATTTATGGTAAAAATTTAACCACTGGAGAAATAATTAATATAGCAAACTCATCTGAAGATGAAATTGATCCGCAAATATCACCAGACGGAAGTATTGTGATTTATAAGAAAAGAAGCGATTATTTTATTTACGGTAAAAAATTACCGGATGGACCAGAATTCCAAATTACAGATGCACAAGGATATTATTATCAATTTGGTGATAATACAACCGTATATTGGTCAAATAACGGGATTTTCAAAAAAGATATTTCTGATCTATTGATTCAGTCACCAATGACACCGCAAAATTTTAAAGCTGATTTAATAACTACTAACAGCATAACATTATCATGGGATGTAGTTTCTGATGCGACTCAATACGAATTGAAACGGAATGGATCAGTTATCTACTCAGGTACTTCTGTTACCTTCAGCGATACGGGATTATCTCCTGAGACACTATATAATTATAGTTTAATAGCGAGAAATAATGCTGGAGATAGTCTTCCTGCAACTTTAGATATATCAACTTTAGCTGATACCACACCGCCTACAGCCCCAACGTTTAGCCAAACGCCAACATCGCCAACAAACGGAAATGTAACGGTCACAATCAATTACTCTGCCGATTCTACGGTGAAGCAATATAAGATCGGATCAACAGGAACATGGACAAATTATACTGGACCGATCACTTTGACCAGTAATAACACAGTATATGCCAAAGGACAGGACAGTGCCGGGAACTGGAGCAGTGAAGCAAGCTACGTGGTGAGCAATATAGATAAGACTCCGCCCACAGCACCAACCTTTATCCAAAGAGAAATGTCTTCTATATCAGCTGGAAACGGTCACTCACTTGCATTAAAATCAGACGAAACGGTCTGGGCGTGGGGACTTAACGATGTTGGACAACTGGGAGACGGTACAACGACTAATAGAACCACCCCCGTACAAGTATCAGGCTTAACAGATGTCGTTGCAGTAGCAAAAGGAGCCGGTCACTCACTCGCATTAAAATCAGACAGAACGGTCTGGGCATGGGGTCTCAACAATTTAGGACAACTGGGAGATGGAACAACTATGAATAGAATCTCTCCCGTTCAAGTACTAGGTGTAACAGATATAGTTGCGATAGCAGCATGGAACGGTCACTCACTTGCATTAAAATCAGACGGAACGGTCTGGGCATGGGGGCGTAACAATTTAGGACAACTGGGAGATGGAACAACTTCGAATAGAATCTCTCCCGTCCAAGTACAAGGTTTAACAGATGTGGTTGATATAGCCGCAGGATACGATCACTCACTCGCATTAAAATCAGACGGAACGGTCTGGGCATGGGGATATAACGGCTATGGCCAATTGGGCGATGGTACAACTGCTAATAGAACCACTCCCGTCCAAGTACAAGGTTTAACAGATGTGGTTGCTATAGCCCCAGGATATTATCACTCATTAGCTTTAAAATCCGATGGAACAGTTTGGGCATGGGGATATAACGGCTATGGCCAATTGGGCGATGGTACAACTGCTAATAGAACCACTCCCTTCCAAGTACAAGGTTTAACAGAAGTGGTTGCTATAGCCGCAGGATACCATCATTCACTCGCATTAAAATCAGACGGAACGGTCTGGGCATGGGGACTTAACGATGTTGGACAACTGGGAGATGGTACAACAACGAATAGAAGAACTCCCTTCCAAGTACAAGGTTTAACAGATGTGGTTGCTATAGCTGCAGGATACAAACACTCATTAGCTTTAAAATCTGATGGGACAGTTTGGGCATGGGGGCGTAACAATTATGGCCAATTGGGCGATGCTACAACGATTAATAGAACCACTCCCGTTCAAGTACAAGGTTTGACAGTGGCTCTTCCAACGTCAACTCAAGCTATAACAATCAATTTCTCTAGTGATTCAGTCACCAAAGAATTCCGAATCGGATCGGGGACATGGGCAAATTATACCGGACCGATCACGGTTACTGAAAATACGACGATTGAAGCAAGGGCAACAGATGCCGCCGGGAATGTAAGCCTGGCCACTTATTCAGTAACGAACATTGTCCCAGCTCAGCCTAATCTTGCAATCGATAATGTTACAGCAAGTCAGGTTGTTTTATCCTGGAACACGGTTTCAGGGGCAACGGAATATGAACTCAAAAGAAACGGAACAATCGTTTATACAGGAACAAACTCTGCTTTTACCGATACCGGACTTACTCCAAACACCACATATGCTTACAGTTTAGTCGCTAGAAATAGTGGGGGAGATAGTAGTCCGGATACACTCTCTGCCACAACCTTTGCAAATGTGCCGATTAATCTGGTTCCATCAGAGGATGTGGATTCCATTACCCTTACTTGGGAAGCAAACGGCAACCCTACTGGCACTGAATATTTTGCTCAAATAAATGGCACTTCAATAAACAGTGGATGGATTACTGATTTATCCTATACTTTCGCCAATCTTACTCCCGGACAAGCGTATCTTTTAGAGGTAAAATCAAGGAATAAGGACGGGATTGAAACGTCATTTGTCAGTGTCAATGCTGAAACCACAGCTTTAATCGATCCTAGTTTATCGATTAGTGAGGGAATAGATAGTATTCAAGCAATAGCCAATTCAGCCAATCCGCCGGGTACAGAATATCAATTTATACTAGAGCAAAATGGGACAGTGATAGAAACCAAACCATACAGCAGTGCAAATTCTGTAACATTCTATAATTTATCTCCATCAACAAGCTACACAGTCAAGGTCCAGGCAAGGTATAACGGCGGTTTGTCTAATATCGTATCGCAAATTGCCAATACACTTGCCTTAGATGATCCCAGCGGTTTTTCTGTCACCGGAAAAACCACAGATAGCATTAGTTTACGTTGGAATATAGTAAATGGAGCCACAGAATATGTTTTAAAAAGAGACGGGATAGAGGTTTACAGAGGTTCAGCTGCTACTTTCACAGACAGCGGTCTCACCCCCAATACTGCTTATTTATATACTCTAACAGCCAAAGTGAATCTTGCTGAAAGCAGTGGGGTAAGTATAAGCGAAGTAACAAAGGCAAATGTGGTAAGCAATATTCAATTTACGAATATCGCTATTGATGGATTTACGGTAACTTATTCAGCCAACGGGAATCCTGGAGGAACAGAATATCTGGTTACTGTATATGAACAGGGGAGTCCTATTAAAAACAGCGGATGGGTAACGGACCTTAATGCTGCTTTTAGCGGTCTAAAACCAAACACAAATTATAATGTTGAAGTTGTTTCTCGTAATCAAAATGGAGAAATATCCAGCCCTGTAACCGGAACTGTTACCACTGATGTATTGGTGATTAACCCTGTCTCAAATATTCAGGCAATAGACGTTCAATTAAATCAAGTCACATTATCTTGGGAGGATAGTCAGACGGATGTTAACTATATCGTTAAAAAATACCAAGGAAGTAATCTGAAAGGAACCTTCACAAGATCGACAAAGGTATTTACAGATACCAATGTAACGGCTAACACCACGTATACCTATCAAGTCATCGCAAAAGATTTAACGTATGGCATAGAATCAGTCCCGGTATCCTTAGATGTAACCACACCTGATTATCCTGCACCCGATGCGCCCACGAATGTTACAATCAGTAGCATAACTGATTCTGGCTTTACGGTATCCTGGGACAGCATGGCAAATACGGTACGTTACTATGTGGATGTTTACGAAGGATTAGCAAAAGTTTTCTCTCAAACAACGACCAATACGGCACAGGTTGTAACAGGGTTGAAGGCTGAAACCAATTATTTGGTTAAGGTTCGTGGAGTTTCTGCACAAGCGAAGGAAAGTCAGCCAACCGATGTAGACGTAACGACCTTACCGCTTCCAGTTCCTGTGACAATTGATACTCTTAATGCAACTGTGAATGGGTCCGATATAACACTCGATTGGAATGATGTTTCCAACCGTTATGGGTACTATGTCGAGCGGTGGAAAGGTTCTGTTCGAGAAGTGAGAAAATATGTTTCCACAAACAGCTATATAGACAGCAATGTGCCGGCAGGAACTTACACGTACAAAGTGATTGTATACAGCAAGACTAACGGATTGCTTGATCCTGTTTTAAAAGAAATTCAGGTTGGTACAACTGGAACGGCAACGGCAACGCCTGTGGCTAATCTTCAAGCTTCTATAAATAATTCTGATGTAACTTTAACCTGGGATGCAATATCTGGCGTTTATGGCTATTACGTGGAGCGGTATAGCGGAACAACAAGGGAACTCAGACAATATGTTTCTGCAAACAGTTATATAGACAGCAATGTGCCGGAGGGAGCATACACGTATAAAGTGATTGCGTATTCCAGCTTAGGAATGGCTGATCCAACGAGTGTTGATGTTCAAATAACCAGCAATTCCAATTCAACCACCGTCCAGCCCCTGACAGTTCAAGTGACTGTAAATGGCCAAGATGTATCTTTAAGCTGGAATGATGTTGGCAGTGTTTACGGTTTCTATATTGAACGTTGGAAAGGGATAGTCAGGGAGCTTAGAAAATTTGTGAATACAATGTCCTATGTTGACTCTGCTGTTCCTAGTGGAAACTATGTGTACAAAGTCATTCCATATTCATCGAATGGATTTGGGGCTGAAGGGACAGTGGATGTATCGGTTGCTTCGGGTTCTAATGGTTCTGTAGACGCTCTTCAAAACTTGCAGGCTAACGTAAACGGTTTTGATGTCTCGTTAACCTGGGATGCCCTCAACGGGATCTATGGTTATTATGTTGAACGTTGGAAAGGGACAACCAGGGAGTTGAGAACATTCACAAAGGAAAATTCCTATGTTGATTCCAATGTGTTCGATGGGGATTATGTGTACAGGGTTATTGTTTATTCATCCGCTGGTTTTGCTGCCCCGGTGGATATCAATGTAACAGTGAACAATCAAAGCAGTTCCGGAAACCTTGGGACGATTTCTAACGTCCAAGCTACCGTAAATAATCAAGATGTCACGTTAACCTGGGATGCCCTCAACAACGTCTACGGCTATTATGTGGAACGATATAAAGGAACGGTAAGAGAACTTAGAAAATACCTTAGCACCAACACGTTTGTAGATGTCGGTGTAGCAAGCGGAGATTACACCTATAAAGTCATCGTGTATTCTCAAAACGGATTTGCCGAGCCGGTATCCGTTAATGTAACAGTTGGCAGCCCGAATACCGGAACAATATCCGGTAATATCACAAATTTACAAAAAACCGTGAATGGTTCCGATGTTACGCTGACATGGGATAATCTAGATAATGTCTATGGATATTACGTAGAGCGGTGGGAATCCGGTGTTAGAAAACTAAGAGTATATGTAAAGTTAAACAGCTATATGAATTCCGGTTTAACTAGCGGAAGTTACATCTTCAAAGTCATTGCATACACAAAAGACAGAGGAATGCTTGACCCGGTATCCACCGATGTAATAATCCCATAA